From Nguyenibacter vanlangensis, one genomic window encodes:
- a CDS encoding peptidylprolyl isomerase has protein sequence MRRILPIFALLLPTMAIAAPGPSEIVAHAPDAAWADVPADRLLVMTLGDGTRIPIELAPQFAPAHTGNIIRLARAHRWDGGAIIRVQDDYVVQWAPHDEKANLPTGFIAHPPAEYDRPRQGIAVRPLGFSDPYAPAAGFAAGWPVGMDQDRVWLAHCYGMIGVARDMPPDTGDGQELYAVNGEAPRQLDRNLALVGRVLTGMDHLGALPRGTGALGFYANNARKVAIRTITLATDLPLGQQPHLQVMRTDSPAFAAYLDARANRTDPFYVHPARGVALCNVPVPTRAKP, from the coding sequence ATGCGCCGCATCCTGCCGATCTTCGCTTTGCTGCTCCCGACCATGGCGATCGCGGCGCCCGGCCCGTCCGAAATCGTGGCGCATGCGCCGGACGCGGCCTGGGCCGACGTGCCGGCGGACCGGCTGCTGGTCATGACGCTGGGCGACGGCACCCGGATTCCGATCGAACTCGCGCCGCAATTCGCGCCGGCGCATACCGGCAATATCATACGGCTGGCCCGCGCGCACCGATGGGACGGCGGGGCGATCATCCGCGTGCAGGACGATTACGTCGTGCAATGGGCCCCGCACGACGAAAAGGCCAACCTGCCCACCGGCTTCATCGCCCATCCCCCGGCCGAATACGACCGCCCGCGCCAGGGAATCGCCGTTCGTCCGCTTGGTTTTTCCGATCCCTATGCACCGGCGGCGGGCTTTGCGGCCGGGTGGCCGGTGGGGATGGACCAGGACCGCGTCTGGCTCGCGCATTGCTACGGCATGATCGGCGTCGCGCGCGACATGCCGCCCGATACCGGCGACGGGCAGGAACTCTACGCGGTCAACGGCGAAGCACCGCGTCAGCTCGATCGCAATCTCGCGCTCGTAGGCCGGGTCCTGACAGGCATGGATCATCTCGGCGCGTTGCCGCGCGGGACGGGCGCTTTGGGATTTTATGCTAATAATGCCCGCAAAGTCGCGATCCGCACCATAACACTTGCAACTGACCTGCCCCTCGGGCAACAGCCGCATCTCCAGGTGATGCGCACCGACAGCCCGGCCTTCGCGGCCTATCTCGACGCCCGCGCCAACCGCACCGATCCGTTCTATGTCCATCCCGCCCGCGGCGTCGCGCTGTGCAATGTCCCGGTGCCGACGCGCGCGAAGCCGTAA
- the trpB gene encoding tryptophan synthase subunit beta, which translates to MPGGANSLRGGPDARGRFGIFGGQFVAETLMPLVLELDAAYEAAKADPAFRRELDYYLRDYVGRPSPLWFARRLTEELGGARIYMKREELNHTGSHKLNNVMGQILLARRMGRTRIVAETGAGQHGVATATVCALFGMTCVIYMGATDVERQKPNVFRMRLLGAEVVPVTAGAGTLKDAMNEAMRDWVTNVRDTYFLVGTVAGPHPYPQMVRDFQSVIGEETRAQMHEAEGRLPDVVVAAIGGGSNAMGIFHPFLDEPSVRLIGVEAAGRGLDSGETAASILRGRPGVLHGNRTYLLQDADGQIDEAHSISAGLDYPGIGPEHAWLHDIGRVEYVGATDDDALAAFQLCTRTEGIIPALESAHAVAHAARIAPALSPETLLVVNISGRGDKDIFTVAAHLGVTL; encoded by the coding sequence ATGCCGGGGGGCGCCAACAGCCTGCGCGGCGGCCCCGACGCGCGCGGCCGGTTCGGCATCTTCGGCGGCCAGTTCGTGGCCGAGACCCTGATGCCGCTGGTGCTGGAGCTGGACGCGGCCTACGAGGCCGCCAAGGCCGACCCGGCCTTTCGCCGCGAGCTGGATTACTATCTGCGGGATTACGTGGGCCGGCCCAGCCCGTTGTGGTTCGCGCGGCGCCTGACCGAGGAACTGGGCGGGGCGCGGATCTACATGAAGCGCGAGGAGCTGAACCATACCGGTTCGCACAAGCTCAACAACGTCATGGGTCAGATCCTGCTGGCACGGCGGATGGGCCGGACGCGCATCGTGGCCGAGACCGGGGCGGGCCAGCATGGGGTGGCGACCGCCACGGTCTGCGCGCTGTTCGGCATGACGTGCGTCATCTACATGGGCGCCACCGACGTCGAGCGGCAGAAGCCCAACGTGTTCCGCATGCGCCTGCTGGGGGCCGAGGTCGTGCCGGTGACCGCCGGCGCCGGCACGCTGAAGGATGCGATGAACGAGGCGATGCGCGATTGGGTGACCAATGTGCGCGACACCTATTTCCTGGTCGGCACGGTGGCGGGGCCGCATCCCTATCCGCAGATGGTCCGCGACTTCCAGTCGGTGATCGGCGAGGAGACGCGCGCGCAGATGCACGAGGCCGAGGGGCGGCTGCCGGACGTGGTGGTCGCCGCGATCGGCGGCGGGTCGAACGCGATGGGGATCTTCCACCCGTTCCTGGACGAGCCGTCGGTGCGGCTGATCGGGGTCGAGGCCGCCGGGCGCGGGCTGGATTCCGGCGAGACCGCGGCGTCGATCCTGCGGGGGCGGCCGGGGGTGCTGCACGGCAACCGGACCTATCTGCTGCAGGATGCGGACGGCCAGATCGACGAGGCGCATTCGATCAGCGCCGGGCTGGATTATCCGGGCATCGGGCCGGAACATGCCTGGCTGCACGATATCGGCCGCGTCGAATATGTGGGTGCGACCGATGACGACGCGCTGGCGGCCTTTCAGCTCTGCACCCGCACCGAGGGGATCATCCCGGCGCTGGAATCGGCGCATGCGGTGGCCCATGCCGCGCGGATCGCGCCCGCGCTGAGCCCCGAGACGCTGCTGGTGGTGAATATCTCCGGCCGGGGGGACAAGGACATCTTTACCGTCGCCGCACATCTTGGAGTGACATTGTGA
- a CDS encoding redoxin domain-containing protein, whose product MAEQLKNGDKFPDLAIPQVGGGTLHPARDFDGEYRVILIYRGHWCPFCNEQIAAFAHAADALSEAAIRVMAFSVDDEAASAAFAARHGWPFPLGHSADVDTIVARTGAYDMRHPGRGHFLETTGFVLAPDGSIVNAVYSTRAIGRLVPGDVIRLVAFMRSLPS is encoded by the coding sequence ATGGCCGAGCAACTCAAGAACGGTGACAAATTTCCGGATCTCGCAATCCCGCAAGTCGGCGGCGGAACGCTTCATCCGGCCCGCGATTTCGACGGGGAATACAGGGTCATCCTGATTTACCGCGGCCATTGGTGCCCGTTCTGCAACGAACAGATTGCCGCATTCGCGCACGCCGCCGACGCGCTGTCGGAGGCGGCGATCCGAGTCATGGCATTCTCGGTCGACGACGAGGCCGCGTCCGCCGCATTCGCTGCCAGGCACGGCTGGCCGTTCCCGCTCGGGCATTCGGCTGATGTCGACACGATCGTCGCACGCACCGGCGCATATGACATGCGGCATCCCGGCCGTGGACATTTTCTGGAAACGACCGGCTTTGTCCTCGCGCCGGACGGATCGATCGTGAATGCCGTCTATTCGACCCGAGCCATAGGCCGCCTCGTCCCCGGCGACGTGATCCGACTGGTCGCGTTCATGCGTTCCTTGCCGAGCTAG
- a CDS encoding LysR family transcriptional regulator produces the protein MDRYQAMATFVRVVESGSFSAAARHLNVGQPAVSKTIAQLESRLQVSLLIRSTHGLTPTEAGQRFYERARNALQEADEAELAAKGAGTGLSGRLRVSAATTFARLHVIPRLPQFLAAHPHLDVDIILDDRMIDLMAEGVDISLRLGALSDSTAVARKIATGGRSVLATPAYLARAGMPQSPADLANHEAIVYSQLPSVWSFTRDGAAVSVSVTGRLRVSAAEGLRAAILTDMGLTIASDWMFGPELENGAVVRVLKAWSLPSIDLWAVFPVGHMMTAKARQFASFVEEIMRSPE, from the coding sequence ATGGATCGATATCAGGCGATGGCGACGTTCGTGCGGGTGGTGGAGAGCGGCTCGTTTTCGGCAGCCGCGCGTCATCTCAATGTCGGGCAGCCGGCCGTCTCCAAGACCATCGCACAGCTCGAATCCCGGCTTCAGGTCAGTCTGCTCATCCGCTCCACACATGGGCTGACGCCGACCGAGGCGGGACAACGCTTCTATGAGCGGGCACGAAACGCCCTCCAGGAAGCGGACGAGGCGGAGCTTGCCGCGAAGGGGGCGGGGACGGGCCTGTCCGGGCGGCTGCGCGTTTCCGCCGCGACGACATTCGCGCGATTGCATGTCATCCCGAGGCTGCCGCAATTCCTGGCGGCTCACCCGCATCTCGACGTCGATATCATTCTCGACGATCGCATGATCGACCTTATGGCCGAGGGCGTGGATATTTCGCTGCGCCTGGGTGCGCTCTCGGATTCCACGGCAGTTGCCCGGAAAATCGCCACCGGCGGCCGATCGGTACTGGCAACGCCGGCTTATCTCGCGCGGGCCGGAATGCCGCAAAGCCCTGCGGATCTCGCAAATCACGAGGCGATCGTCTACAGCCAGTTGCCGAGCGTATGGTCGTTCACGCGCGATGGTGCGGCGGTTTCGGTTTCCGTCACCGGACGTCTGCGCGTCAGCGCCGCTGAAGGACTGCGTGCCGCGATCCTGACCGATATGGGGTTGACGATCGCCTCGGACTGGATGTTTGGCCCGGAACTGGAAAACGGCGCCGTCGTCAGGGTGCTGAAGGCCTGGTCGTTGCCCTCGATCGATCTCTGGGCCGTGTTTCCCGTCGGGCACATGATGACCGCGAAAGCGCGCCAGTTCGCATCGTTCGTCGAAGAGATCATGAGATCGCCCGAGTGA
- a CDS encoding magnesium transporter CorA family protein, with protein MFLAHPPGEPARTVTDAADFAGAAWLDLIDPTPEEQALAARLTGQRIPTREALEEIESSSRLFMEDDAVYLSTPLIRRTPDDFFVSPVGFVLMRDRLLTIRFTAFSAFETVARQIEDQKRADGHEAPTSDEIAIRLMEAVVDRLADILEHLGQALDVLSRDIFQAGGPQRGAGQLDRTLRALLRRVGRSGDLASSVRDSLLGLERVAIFISENKRHTVSDRLAGRLATVVRDIASLNDFVAQTTNKVQFLLDATLGFISIAQNNGMKILTVVSFIGVAPTLVAGIYGMNFHDIPELGWRYGYGYALGLIAATIVLPLLWFWRRGWLGDGM; from the coding sequence ATGTTTCTCGCCCATCCGCCCGGCGAACCGGCCCGGACGGTGACCGACGCCGCCGACTTCGCCGGGGCCGCCTGGCTGGACCTGATCGACCCGACGCCCGAGGAGCAGGCCCTGGCCGCCCGCCTGACCGGCCAGCGCATTCCCACCCGCGAAGCACTCGAGGAAATCGAAAGTTCCTCGCGCCTGTTCATGGAGGATGACGCGGTCTATCTCTCCACCCCGCTGATACGCCGCACGCCCGACGATTTCTTCGTCTCGCCGGTCGGCTTCGTGCTGATGCGCGACCGGCTGCTGACCATCCGCTTCACCGCCTTCTCGGCCTTCGAGACCGTCGCCCGCCAGATCGAAGACCAGAAACGCGCCGACGGGCACGAAGCCCCGACATCCGACGAGATCGCGATCCGCCTGATGGAAGCGGTGGTGGACCGCCTGGCCGACATCCTCGAGCATCTGGGCCAGGCGCTCGACGTGCTGTCGCGCGACATCTTCCAGGCCGGGGGCCCGCAGCGCGGCGCCGGCCAGCTCGACCGCACCCTGCGCGCCCTGCTGCGCCGGGTCGGCCGCTCGGGCGACCTCGCCTCGTCGGTGCGCGACAGCCTGCTGGGGCTGGAACGGGTGGCGATCTTCATCAGCGAGAACAAGCGCCACACCGTGTCGGACCGGCTTGCCGGCCGGCTGGCGACCGTGGTGCGCGACATCGCCTCGCTGAACGATTTCGTGGCCCAGACCACCAACAAGGTGCAGTTCCTGCTCGACGCCACCCTGGGCTTCATCAGCATCGCACAGAATAACGGCATGAAGATCCTGACCGTGGTCAGCTTCATCGGCGTTGCGCCCACCCTGGTGGCGGGCATCTACGGCATGAATTTCCACGATATCCCCGAACTGGGCTGGCGCTACGGCTACGGCTATGCGCTGGGACTGATCGCGGCCACGATCGTCCTGCCGCTGCTGTGGTTCTGGCGGCGCGGCTGGCTGGGCGACGGCATGTAG
- a CDS encoding alkene reductase, which translates to MSMLFTPFGAGALSLDHRVVMAPLTRLRSEPGDMPGALMREYYTQRASRGGLIVSEATPVARQGYGYAGAPGIYDDAQIAGWRTVTDAVHAHGGRIVMQLWHVGRQSHHDLQPDGAAPVAPSAIQAEGYAYTANGPVPFSMPRALERDEIPAIIEQFRQGAARAKAAGFDGVEIHGANGYLPDQFLQDGTNHRTDEYGGPIENRARFLLEITQAAIDVWGAGRVGVRLSPSGTYGAMSDSNPQKTFGYVAEKLNGMGIAYLHVVEPRIRGTELIAEGDAVAARTLRGVFSGTLIAAGGFDGAGAEAIIRAGDADAVAFGRHFISNPDLPERLRHDLPLTPYDRSTFYGGGAHGYVDYPQYETVA; encoded by the coding sequence ATGTCCATGCTTTTCACGCCGTTCGGGGCGGGCGCGCTGTCGCTCGACCATCGGGTCGTCATGGCGCCGTTGACCCGCCTGCGTTCGGAACCCGGCGACATGCCGGGGGCGCTGATGCGGGAATACTACACGCAGCGCGCGTCCCGCGGCGGGCTTATCGTTTCGGAAGCGACCCCCGTTGCGCGGCAGGGGTACGGCTATGCCGGCGCGCCCGGAATTTACGACGACGCCCAGATCGCGGGCTGGCGCACGGTCACCGACGCGGTGCATGCCCACGGCGGCAGGATCGTCATGCAGCTCTGGCATGTCGGGCGTCAGTCCCATCACGACCTGCAGCCGGACGGCGCCGCACCCGTCGCCCCGTCCGCGATTCAGGCGGAGGGATACGCCTATACCGCAAACGGCCCGGTACCGTTTTCCATGCCGCGTGCCCTGGAACGCGACGAAATTCCGGCAATCATCGAGCAGTTCCGCCAGGGTGCCGCGCGTGCGAAAGCGGCCGGTTTCGACGGCGTGGAGATCCACGGCGCCAATGGCTACCTGCCGGACCAGTTCCTGCAGGACGGCACCAACCATCGCACCGACGAATATGGCGGCCCGATCGAAAATCGCGCGCGCTTCCTGCTCGAAATCACGCAGGCGGCGATCGACGTCTGGGGGGCCGGTCGCGTGGGCGTACGGCTGAGCCCAAGCGGCACCTATGGCGCGATGTCCGATAGCAATCCACAGAAAACCTTCGGCTATGTCGCGGAGAAACTGAACGGTATGGGCATCGCCTACCTGCATGTCGTCGAGCCGCGCATCAGGGGCACAGAATTGATCGCCGAGGGCGATGCGGTCGCGGCCAGGACTCTGCGCGGTGTGTTCAGCGGCACGCTCATCGCCGCCGGCGGCTTCGACGGCGCGGGCGCGGAGGCGATCATTCGGGCGGGTGACGCCGATGCGGTCGCATTCGGGCGGCATTTCATCAGCAATCCCGACCTGCCGGAACGCCTGCGGCACGACCTGCCGCTTACCCCTTACGACCGGTCGACCTTCTACGGCGGCGGGGCACATGGCTATGTCGACTATCCGCAATACGAAACCGTCGCCTGA
- a CDS encoding TetR/AcrR family transcriptional regulator, with protein sequence MGRETTIMNRPLTPRGAATKRRIVAAAAELVYARGAEHVSLDEVMDITNTSKSQLYHYFANKEALVREVIALQTSRIVEANAAYLGALDSFAALRAWGDMIVAAYRASGGVGGCPVGSLANELSTRSEDARLLLKQSFSTWATVIANGLRRMLQDGQLRPDADVDGVAIAMVAAVQGGILLAKTARDARSLECAVDMALAYVERHRSCRT encoded by the coding sequence ATGGGCCGCGAAACCACGATCATGAACCGTCCTCTGACCCCGCGCGGAGCCGCGACGAAGCGGCGCATCGTCGCGGCCGCGGCCGAACTGGTCTATGCGCGCGGTGCGGAGCACGTGAGTCTGGACGAGGTGATGGACATCACGAACACGAGCAAATCCCAGCTCTACCATTACTTCGCCAACAAGGAGGCCCTGGTTCGCGAAGTCATCGCCCTGCAGACCAGCCGCATCGTGGAAGCCAACGCGGCCTATCTCGGCGCGCTCGATTCCTTCGCCGCGCTCCGTGCCTGGGGAGACATGATCGTCGCGGCCTACCGGGCCAGCGGCGGCGTGGGCGGATGCCCCGTCGGCTCGCTCGCAAACGAATTATCGACCCGTTCGGAGGACGCCAGGCTGCTGCTGAAACAGAGTTTTTCGACCTGGGCCACGGTGATCGCAAACGGTCTGCGTCGGATGCTGCAGGATGGCCAACTCCGCCCCGATGCCGATGTCGACGGGGTGGCCATTGCCATGGTGGCGGCGGTTCAGGGGGGCATACTTCTGGCAAAGACGGCTCGCGACGCCCGGTCACTGGAATGCGCGGTCGATATGGCGCTTGCCTATGTGGAACGGCATCGCTCATGCCGAACATGA
- a CDS encoding glutathione S-transferase N-terminal domain-containing protein, giving the protein MPGSFIRAAAEDARPLFDVYTFATPNSVKVPIALEELGLSYTLHGVNVRKGEQKTPEFLALNPNGKVPVLLDRTVENGPFVLTESAAILVYLAEKTGQRLPAGGDARARVFEQLFFHASGLSPAFGQSGFFQRFAAEPQPIAIERFSSEAKRTLGVLDGVLANRPFVAGEVFTIADIAHFGWLWRRAFAGVSFEDAPNVARWYGTIEARPAVQRGIARVEALVPQD; this is encoded by the coding sequence ATGCCCGGTTCATTCATACGCGCGGCGGCCGAAGACGCACGGCCGCTGTTTGATGTTTATACGTTCGCGACGCCGAACAGCGTCAAGGTGCCGATCGCGCTCGAGGAGCTTGGTCTTTCCTATACACTGCATGGCGTCAATGTCCGCAAGGGCGAGCAAAAGACGCCGGAATTCCTGGCGCTCAATCCCAACGGCAAGGTGCCGGTCCTGCTGGATCGGACCGTGGAGAACGGCCCCTTCGTCCTGACGGAATCCGCCGCGATCCTCGTTTATCTTGCCGAGAAGACGGGTCAGCGTCTACCCGCCGGCGGCGATGCGCGCGCACGCGTCTTCGAGCAGCTCTTCTTTCATGCCTCCGGCCTGAGTCCGGCTTTCGGCCAGTCCGGCTTCTTCCAGCGTTTCGCCGCCGAGCCGCAGCCCATCGCGATAGAGCGCTTCTCCAGCGAAGCGAAACGCACCCTGGGCGTACTCGACGGCGTGCTGGCGAACCGCCCATTCGTTGCCGGCGAGGTGTTCACCATCGCCGATATCGCCCATTTCGGCTGGTTGTGGCGACGCGCTTTCGCGGGGGTGTCGTTCGAGGACGCGCCCAACGTCGCGCGCTGGTACGGAACAATCGAAGCGCGTCCGGCCGTGCAGCGCGGCATTGCCCGCGTCGAGGCGCTCGTCCCCCAAGATTGA
- the rho gene encoding transcription termination factor Rho has translation MHLAELKAKTPADLLAYAEGLQIENASSLRKQDMMFAILKTLADNDQAIHGEGTLEILPDGFGFLRSPEANYLPGPDDIYISPSQVRRFGLRTGDTVEGQIRAPRDGERYFALLKVNTINFEPPEAVRHRINFDNLTPLYPERRLKMEVEANAVGGEPEKIEKGGKGSKGTPKDFTPRVIDLVSPIGMGQRALIVAPPRTGKTVMLQSIASSISANHPEVFLIVLLIDERPEEVTDMARSVRGEVVSSTFDEPATRHVQVTEMVLEKAKRLVEHKRDVVILLDSITRLARAYNTVVPSSGKVLTGGVDANALQRPKRFFGAARNIEEGGSLTIIATALIDTGSRMDEVIFEEFKGTGNSELILDRKLADKRTFPAIDITKSGTRKEELLVERSELSKMWVLRRILAPMGTMDAMDFLLDKLKYSKTNRDFFDAMNT, from the coding sequence ATGCATCTCGCCGAACTCAAGGCCAAAACTCCCGCGGATCTTCTGGCGTACGCCGAAGGCCTGCAGATCGAAAACGCGTCGTCCCTGCGCAAGCAGGACATGATGTTCGCCATCCTCAAGACGCTCGCCGACAATGACCAGGCGATCCATGGCGAAGGCACGCTGGAAATCCTGCCCGACGGGTTCGGCTTCCTGCGTTCGCCCGAGGCGAACTACCTGCCCGGGCCCGACGATATCTATATCTCGCCCAGCCAGGTCCGCCGCTTCGGCCTGCGCACCGGCGACACGGTCGAGGGCCAGATCCGCGCCCCGCGCGACGGCGAGCGCTATTTCGCGCTGCTCAAGGTCAACACGATCAATTTCGAACCGCCCGAGGCGGTCCGCCACCGCATCAACTTCGACAATCTGACGCCGCTCTATCCCGAACGGCGCCTGAAGATGGAAGTCGAAGCCAACGCCGTAGGCGGCGAGCCCGAGAAAATCGAGAAGGGTGGCAAGGGGTCCAAGGGCACGCCCAAGGATTTCACCCCCCGCGTGATCGACCTGGTCTCGCCGATCGGCATGGGCCAGCGCGCGCTGATCGTCGCCCCGCCCCGCACCGGCAAGACCGTGATGCTGCAAAGCATCGCCTCGTCGATCTCGGCCAACCATCCCGAAGTCTTCCTGATCGTCCTGCTGATCGACGAACGTCCGGAAGAAGTCACCGACATGGCCCGCTCGGTGCGCGGCGAGGTCGTGTCCTCGACCTTCGACGAACCGGCGACCCGCCACGTCCAGGTCACCGAAATGGTGCTGGAAAAGGCCAAGCGCCTGGTCGAGCACAAGCGTGACGTCGTCATCCTGCTCGACTCGATCACCCGCCTGGCCCGCGCCTACAACACCGTCGTCCCCTCGTCGGGCAAGGTGCTGACCGGCGGCGTGGACGCCAACGCCCTGCAGCGCCCCAAGCGCTTCTTCGGCGCCGCCCGCAATATCGAGGAAGGCGGCTCGCTGACCATCATCGCCACGGCGCTGATCGACACCGGCAGCCGCATGGACGAGGTGATCTTCGAAGAGTTCAAGGGCACCGGCAACTCGGAACTGATCCTCGACCGCAAGCTCGCCGACAAGCGCACCTTCCCGGCCATCGACATCACCAAGAGCGGCACCCGCAAGGAAGAATTGCTGGTCGAACGCTCCGAGCTGTCCAAGATGTGGGTGCTTCGCCGCATCCTGGCCCCGATGGGCACGATGGACGCCATGGACTTCCTGCTGGACAAGCTGAAATACAGCAAGACCAACCGGGATTTCTTCGACGCGATGAATACCTGA
- the trpA gene encoding tryptophan synthase subunit alpha — MSRIARRFAALKAQGRGALIPYLQACDPDCETSLALLRAMPGAGADLIEIGVPFSDPSADGPIIQAAARRGLKAGSSMARVLDMVARFRAEDDETPIVLMGYLNPIEAYGPARFCADAARAGVDGLIVVDLPPEEADLLEGAAAAHGLDIIRLVAPTTVGDRLGLVCGHASGFIYYVSITGVTGTRTASTEELAAALPLLRAATGLPVAIGFGIRTPEQAAAAVRVADAAVVASALIATLEGTLDAEGRATGETLPRVLAQLRALAEAVRGARG; from the coding sequence GTGAGCCGTATCGCCCGCCGCTTCGCCGCCCTGAAGGCGCAGGGACGCGGCGCCCTTATCCCCTACCTGCAGGCCTGCGACCCGGATTGCGAGACGTCGCTGGCGCTGTTGCGGGCGATGCCGGGGGCCGGAGCGGACCTGATCGAGATCGGCGTGCCGTTCAGCGACCCCAGCGCCGACGGGCCGATCATCCAGGCCGCCGCACGGCGCGGACTGAAGGCCGGGTCGAGCATGGCGCGCGTGCTGGACATGGTGGCACGCTTCCGTGCGGAGGACGACGAGACGCCCATCGTGCTGATGGGCTATCTGAACCCGATCGAGGCCTATGGCCCGGCGCGGTTCTGCGCCGATGCGGCGCGGGCCGGGGTGGACGGGCTGATCGTCGTCGACCTGCCGCCGGAAGAGGCCGACCTGCTGGAGGGGGCTGCGGCCGCGCACGGGCTGGATATCATCCGGCTGGTGGCGCCGACCACCGTCGGCGACCGGCTGGGGCTGGTGTGCGGCCATGCCTCGGGCTTCATCTATTATGTCAGCATCACCGGGGTGACGGGCACGCGCACCGCCAGCACCGAGGAACTGGCGGCGGCGCTGCCGCTGCTGCGGGCGGCGACCGGCCTGCCGGTGGCGATCGGGTTCGGCATCCGCACGCCCGAGCAGGCGGCGGCGGCGGTGCGGGTGGCCGACGCGGCGGTGGTGGCCTCGGCGCTGATCGCGACCCTGGAGGGCACGCTGGATGCCGAGGGACGCGCGACCGGCGAGACGCTGCCGCGCGTGCTGGCGCAACTGCGTGCCCTGGCCGAGGCGGTGCGCGGCGCGCGCGGCTGA
- a CDS encoding sugar O-acetyltransferase, which yields MAITTRLNRLTFDDADEIRAVFSELIGTKVDESFLLIPPFYTAGGNEIRVGRRVFVNQNCTFYDLGGLDIADDVMIGPNVSLITTGHPVEPAQRRTAIIGKPIVIEKNVWIAAGATIIGGVTVGENSVVAAGAVVTRDVPANTLVGGNPARVIRSIGDD from the coding sequence ATGGCGATCACCACCAGGCTGAACCGTCTGACGTTCGATGATGCGGACGAGATTCGGGCCGTGTTCAGCGAACTGATCGGTACAAAGGTGGATGAGAGCTTTTTGCTGATCCCGCCATTCTATACCGCCGGCGGAAATGAAATCCGGGTCGGGCGCCGTGTCTTCGTCAATCAGAACTGCACGTTCTATGATCTGGGCGGCCTCGACATCGCGGACGATGTGATGATCGGGCCGAATGTGAGCCTTATCACGACCGGCCACCCGGTCGAGCCTGCGCAGCGACGCACCGCCATAATCGGAAAGCCCATCGTGATTGAGAAAAACGTGTGGATCGCGGCCGGCGCGACCATCATCGGCGGCGTGACGGTGGGCGAGAATTCGGTCGTCGCGGCGGGGGCGGTCGTCACCCGGGACGTTCCCGCGAATACGCTCGTCGGCGGGAATCCGGCGCGGGTCATTCGTTCGATCGGCGACGATTGA
- the accD gene encoding acetyl-CoA carboxylase, carboxyltransferase subunit beta translates to MSWLTEYVRPKIRGLLKREVPDNLWTNCESCGQMILVKDLRKGLNVCPHCGHHMRASVAERFAWTFDQGECTRIELPKAPVDPLTFRDRKRYTERLKDERAKSQLDESMAVAHGRIGGHDAVVAVMAFEFIAGTMGAALGEAFVAAARLAVLQKTPLIVFTASGGARMQEGLISLMQMPRTTVAVQMLREAGLPYIVVLTHPTTGGVTASFAMLGDVQISEPNALIGFAGPRVIEDTVREKLPDGFQRAEYLLEHGMIDMVVKRADLPEMLGRLIGLLNHRQAAEPARPAA, encoded by the coding sequence ATGAGCTGGCTGACCGAGTATGTCCGCCCCAAGATCCGCGGTCTGCTCAAGCGCGAAGTACCGGACAATCTGTGGACCAACTGCGAATCCTGCGGCCAGATGATCCTGGTCAAGGATCTGCGGAAGGGGCTGAATGTCTGTCCGCATTGCGGCCACCATATGCGGGCCTCGGTGGCCGAGCGGTTCGCCTGGACGTTCGATCAGGGAGAATGCACGCGCATCGAGCTGCCGAAGGCGCCGGTCGATCCACTGACCTTCAGGGACCGCAAGCGCTATACCGAGCGGCTGAAGGACGAGCGCGCCAAGTCGCAGCTCGACGAATCGATGGCGGTGGCGCACGGCCGGATCGGCGGTCATGACGCGGTGGTGGCGGTGATGGCCTTCGAGTTCATCGCCGGTACGATGGGCGCGGCGCTGGGCGAGGCGTTCGTCGCGGCGGCGCGGCTGGCGGTGCTGCAGAAGACGCCGCTGATCGTCTTTACCGCTTCGGGCGGGGCGCGGATGCAGGAAGGGCTGATCAGCCTGATGCAGATGCCGCGCACCACGGTGGCGGTGCAGATGCTGCGCGAGGCCGGCCTGCCCTACATCGTCGTGCTGACCCATCCGACCACCGGCGGGGTGACCGCGTCCTTCGCCATGCTGGGCGACGTGCAGATCAGCGAGCCGAACGCGCTGATCGGCTTCGCCGGGCCGCGGGTGATCGAGGACACGGTGCGCGAGAAGCTGCCCGACGGGTTCCAGCGGGCGGAATATCTGCTGGAGCACGGCATGATCGACATGGTGGTCAAGCGTGCCGACCTGCCGGAGATGCTGGGGCGGCTGATCGGGCTGCTGAACCATCGCCAGGCCGCCGAGCCGGCCCGTCCGGCCGCCTGA